GTTCGACGGTTTCGACTGGGACTTCCAACTCGTTTGCTACCAAGGTAATTGTGGGAATATCCAAATTTTGGGTGATACTCACCGCCATACCTTTGAGGAACAGGATTTTCACAATTTCTGTGTCAGCCATCGCCAAGGCTTCAGCCAGTTCTTGCACTGTCATCGGACCTGTGACTTCCAGTATTTCTGGACGCTCCGGCTTTTGTTCGGTTTCGCGGCGACGGTTTTGGTTTTGCTCGCGAGAGGAAGCAGGCTTTTTACCTTTAGCAACTGGCGCGACAGCTGTGGCTGCTACAGGTTGTGTTGGCTTGGCTGCCTTGGGTTTGGGTGGACGGGCGATAGAGAGGCTGATTTGGATAGTGGCTGGTATATCCAGTCCCTCTTCTTCTAGCAAATCTTCGTCTTCAAACTCATCAACTATCGGCTTGAGACGTTTGCCTTTAGCGGCTACCTTAGCCTTAGCTGACTCTTTAATTTCATCGATTTCTTCTTCCTGCCACTTTTTACCGCCTTTAATTTGACGTGGCGGTGTTGGGCGCTTGAGTTCGATGACTTCTTCAGTCGGAGTTGCTGTATCATCCTCTTCCTCCTCTTGCCCTACCTTTGGTTTCATCGGTGAGCCGGGGATCGGTTTTGGAGGAGTAGCGATAAGCGGCGCACCCGTAGCTGCTGCTTGTTCAGCAGAACGTACCACTGGTCTACTAGGTCGTGGCGAGTCTCCTACTATTGCGGGTGCAGAAGGTCTATTCCCCCTCGGCTCAGGTCTAGCCGGCGATGGAGTAGAACGCACAGGTTTTTCAGGTTTTGGCGACGGAGCAGTCTGTGCTGTTTCCCCTGTTGTCGGTTTGTTGACCTTTTGCGGCTTGGCTTGGTCGCGATCGCGTTTTAAGACCGGTTTCTCGCCCACAGCCGGTTGGGGATCTGCTGGAGTTTCCGTATCCGTCTGCTCCACAGAAGGTCTTGTGGGCGGACCAGTAAGTTGCGGTTTTGGGGGTCTTTCCGCTTTTGCTTTTGGTGCTGCGATTTTTTCCGGTTTTTCCGCTGTTACTTTTTCACCCGGCTGATTTGTATTGGGTAGTTTGTCTTGATCCGCGTCTGTCACTGCAGGTTGTTGAGGCGTGGTCTCAGACTGATTCCGGGGTACAGGTCGGATTGGTGCCGTCGGCTTCATGGGTGAGACTGGGGGAGCGAAGGGATTAGGGGGTGAAGGAGGATTAACTTCAGAAGCAACTTGTATATTGGTAGCAACCGACGCCTCTGAGGCGTTAGAGATGGGGTTTTTCAAAACTTTAGGTTTGCGAATCTCCAAAATTTGTTGTTTATTCGGTGCAGCAGGTCGGTTACGTCCACCATCTTGTGACGAATTTGGTCTATGGCTGTTTGCGCCATTATCCCTTTGCGATGTCACACTGATCGCCGCTACTTTTTCTGCTTGAGTCCGAATGCGTTCTGCTTCGGATTCTGTAATTGTGCTGCTATGGCTTTTGACCGCAATATTGAGCTGGTCGCAAATTGCTAATAGCTCTTTGTTATCCAAATTCAATTCCTTTGATAATTCGTAAATTCTAACTTTGCCGTTGTTCATCCACTCTTCCCCTATAATTTACAGTTTTAGCGGATGGCTGCCTGGTTGGCGACATCTCCATCCTTCGATTACTGTGTTAGGTTGCCGTTTCTGATGAATGCCGGTGCCTCCATTCAGGAAAGAGAGATGTTTCGGGTTATTGCTGGCATCCCCACCAGGAAAGATGGTTGCCGAACTGCGCTTGGGCGCTACCAGGTTGCCATTCTGTACTTTGTTGTTTTGCTGATCCTAAGTCTTCCACGACACAATCGAGTAAAACTTCTTGGGAGTCTTGCTTCGCCCCTTTGGATAACCAAGAGCAATGCTAACGACACCCTTTTACTATTTTGGCACTACATGAGCGATAAAACAGGGGGTGTTGATAGCACAATTTGTTCGGCTGTCAGCACAATTCCTCTCGAAATTACCGCTACAACTCAGGTTTTAATTAAGTTTGTTTTTGGTTATTGCTTTGGGATAGGCGCTGCCATAATCTGTGGTACAGTGCTTCTGGCACTGATGCACGTAGGGATCGCCCTAGTCGATTTTTTTTCTGAGCCGCTAAAAGACAACTCTGTTGCGGACAAATATAGGCAGAACGCCCCATGCCCTCATCTAATTGTACCTGTCCTGAAGGAAACACGCGGACAATTCGCCAAAACTCCTGTTTTAATCCCACTTTGCGACAACTAATACAACGTCGGTTATTTGGCTTCATAAATGCTGAGTCTTGATAAGCGAAGCCTCAGTGATTTTTTAGAGTAGCTTGAAACCACAATATTGGGCATTCGTCGCTCGATACTCAAAACTGTTAAATGCTGATAGCTTTACTCTTCCTCGTCATTTTCGTCCTGATTATCATCGAAAATTTCATCTTCCAACAATTCTTCCTGATTTTCATCCTCTAATTCCTCTTCGTCAGAGTCGTCTACTTCTGGTGTATATTTTGCTCTTACAGCTGCAAATTTAGCATCTTCTGCTGCGTGGTCATACTTAGCTTTATCTTTAATATCAATTTTCCAACCAGTTAGGCGAGCGGCTAAACGGACATTTTGCCCTTCTTTACCGATCGCCAAACTCAATTGATCTTCTGCTACCAGTACGTGGGTTTGTCTGGTTTCGGGGTCCATGAGACGAACCTCATCTACCCGTGCGGGGCTTAGGGCGTTGGCAATGTAGGTTGCAGGGTCTGGAGACCAGCGAATCACATCTATTTTTTCGCCGCGCAATTCGTTGACGACTACCTGAATCCGCGATCCCCGTGCTCCAATACAAGCACCAACCGGGTCTACATCACGATCTAGAGTGTCAACAGCAATTTTAGTTCGAGGTCCGACATGACGGGAAGGGGGATTGGCTTCGCGGGCAACAGCCACAATCCGCACAACTTCATCCTCGATCTCTGGCACTTCGTTAGCAAATAAATAAACCACCAAACCAGCATCAGCGCGAGATACAAGCAACTGCGGTCCCCGTTGCTGACCTTGAGAAACTTTTTTAAGATAGACCTTAAAGGTGGCATTTGCGCGATAGTTATCGTTGGGCAATTGTTCGCGCTTGGGCAATTCGGCTTCCACTTCTGGCTGACCAAAGCCACTGCTAACAGCCATAATGACCGATTGTCTTTCAAATCTCAGAACTCTTGCTTGTAAAACCGTTCCTTCTAAGTCTTGAAACTCTTCTTGCACCATCTGGCGCTGTTGATCCCGTAATTTTTGCGCCAAGACTTGCTTGGTTTGCATTGCCGCCATGCGACCAAATTCCCCTTGATCGGGGGTGACATCCAGCACCACTTCCTGACCTAATTGTGCTTCGTCTCCTCCCATTTCCTGAACTTGTTGGAGAGCAATTTCATGGTCAGTGTTGGTGACTTGTTCAACTATAGTTTTGGTCGCAACAACGCGAAAGCCTTCATCTTCAACGTCTAGTTGAACATCAAAATTGTCAAAGTAATCTTCATCGAACTGTTTTCGCTCTAAGTTTTGGGCGCGACGATAACGTTCGTAACCTTTAAGTAGTGCTTCTCTTATAGCTGATTGAACTGCAATACGAGGTAAATTACGCTCGCGACTTATATTTTCGATTAAATCTTTTAATCCGGGTAAAGTCACCATTGACATAAGCAATCTCCTTTTTTTTATAGAAAAAGCGGTCAGCCGTCAGCACAAAACTTAGTGCTGTAGACGCCCAAAAGGCGGTGAGACAGCGAGCAGTCCCTCGCTCCGCTTCCTTTGCTACCGCGCTTTGGAGGAGGGTTTCCCTCATGTAGAAACTGCGGTGCTCTTTGGAGGGGAGCCAGTGCGTTGCAAAGCCAGCATTGAGACGGGTTTCCCCGAAGTTTGCAAAGGAGGGAAACCCTCCTGGCAACTTCTCTGGGTCGCAGGTGACTGGTGAGTCCAGTCCTGTAAGACCTAAGCCTGCGGTATGGCGTAGCCGTGCCGCAGGCTTAGGGCTTAGGACATAGGCATACCCCAAGGGCTTCCCGTAAGGTTGAGCCAGTGAGCAGTGCCTCGCTCCGCTTCCTTTGCTACCGCGCTGTCTCCGCCCTTGAGAAAGAAACTGCGGTGCTCTTGGGAGGGTTTCCCTCGTGCCGACGAGGAGCGTTGGGGTTCTCCCCAAGTCCTGGAAGTGGCACGCAATTGCCCTTGCCAATTCCTAAGTCCTGAGTGCTTTGTAGGTTTGTCTGAAACTCTACTGGGCACTTATTGCTTAGTACTCAGGACTGTTGAATGCTGAAAGCTAATAGCTCTCCTTAACGCCGCTCATCGAGCTGCACCCTAGTAACCAGGGAGCGAGGAATTTGGACGACACGACCTTTTTGGTTTAAATAAACTGCTGTCTCATCCCGGCGAATCAACTGACCAATCCACTCTTGCTGTCCTTCGTAAGGTGGAGAAGTCTGGACAATGACAGGAAATCCTTTGAAGGAAATAAACTCTCGATCGGTTGTCAGTTGTCGCGAAATACCAGGACTGGACACCTCCAATACATAAGCATCTGGAATGATTTCCGCCGCATCTAAGGTGGCTTCTAAAGCACGGCTCATTCGCTCGCAGTCGTCCAACCCAGTGTCCTGTTGAGGATTGCGAATGTCTAAGCGCAAAACTGGCGGACGTTGGTTGGTGTGAAAAACCACACTAACAACTTCCAATCCCAGCTGTTCTGCCACTGGTGTCGCCAATTCAATAATGGGGGGGACGAGAGGGTGAGTCATGCGGCTATTCCAACAAAAAAAGTGGGCTGTTACCCACTTCCTGCGATAGGGATATCTTCCAAGAAGTCTTCAGACGAACCTGTATAAGTTCGTCGTTGATCTAAGTTTAGCGTATTTTTTTGGAGCGAGACGCAAAAACTGATTTCAAAAGTTGATGACTAAACCCGTTGCACAGACGTAGTATGCATTAAATTAGTTAGACAACGCTGATTAATGAAAATCCTTTGCTATTAGTTCCGCATCACGCCTGACCAATTAAAAAAACCTTGACATTCTCTAGAAGAATAGTCATAATAAAAAAGTTGCCAATTAAGGGACTGTAGTTCAATTGGTTAGAGCACCGCCCTGTCACGGCGGAAGTTGCGGGTTCGAGCCCCGTCAGTCCCGTTCAAAGTCGGAGTAGTGAGTTATCACCAGAAAGTGGAAATAACTCAGTATTAAGCAGTCATTAGTCAGGGCTTAATATAAGCTAAATTTGTCATGCATTGCGAAAGAGAAAAAGAGAGAACTTGTTGTGACTGTTAGAGTCCGTATTGCCCCCAGTCCAACTGGGAATCTACATATTGGTACAGCCAGGACGGCTGTATTTAACTGGTTGTTTGCCCGCCACCACGGCGGTCAGTTTATCTTGCGAATTGAAGATACAGACAGCGAGCGATCGCGTCCTGAATATACCGAAAATATTCTCCAAGGACTGCGGTGGCTGGGATTGAACTGGGATGAAGGACCATTTTTTCAAACGCAACGTTTAGACCTTTACAAAGAAGCAGTACAAACTCTGCTGGATCAGGGATTAGCCTATCGCTGCTATACCACAGCAGAAGAATTAGAGGCACTGCGTGAGGCTCAAAAAGCCAGAAGCGAGGCTCCCCGCTATGATAATCGGCATCGCCACCTCACACCAGAACAAGAAACCGCATACAAAGCTCAAGGACGCAGCTTTGTGATTCGCTTCAAAATTGAAGATGACCGGGAAATTGTTTGGAATGACTTGGTACGAGGAAAGATGGTTTGGCAAGGTCGTGATTTAGGCGGTGATATGGTCATCGCTCGCGCTACAGCAGATGGTATTGGTATGCCACTCTACAATTTTGCTGTTGTCGTGGATGACATGGATATGCAAATTACCCATGTCATCCGTGGAGAAGACCACATCGCCAACACCGCTAAACAAATTCTGCTATATGAAGCTTTTGGCGCAAAAGAGCCAGAGTTTGCCCATACGCCTTTGATTTTGAATCAGGAGGGACGCAAGCTTTCTAAGCGGGATGGGGTCACATCGATTTTCGACTTTAAGCAAATGGGCTTTACAGCTCAAGCTATGGCGAATTACATGACATTGCTGGGTTGGTCTGCTCCAGACTCGACTCAGGAAATCTTCACCTTAGAACAAGCAGCCAAGCAATTTAGCTTTGAGCGCGTCAATAAAGCAGGCGCGAAGTTTGACTGGGCGAAATTGGATTGGATAAATAGTCAGTACATTCACAATATGCCAGTGGATCAGCTGACAGATTTACTCATTCCCTACTGGGAAGAAGCAGGATATCAATTGACCGGAGGACGTGACCGTCCTTGGTTAGAGCAGCTCGTGACTTTAATTGGTCCTAGTTTGACTCGCCTTGTAGATGCAGTTGCTATCAGCGAACTGTTTTTTACACAAACAGTTGAATTTAGCTCCGAAGCAAGTGCCCAATTAAAACAGGAAGGTTCTGCCGCCACCCTTAAGGGGATTATTGCTGCTTTGGATAATCATCAGCTAACTGAAGCCAGCGCTCAGGAAATGATTAAGCAGGTGGTGAAAGAACAAAACGTCAAGAAAGGATTGGTCATGAAAGCACTCCGGGCGGCTTTAACTGGTGATTTGCACGGTCCAGACTTGATCCAATCGTGGTTGCTTTTGAATCAAATTGGTTTAGACAAGCCGCGCTTGCTCCGGGCATTAGCAGAAACGAATTAGCAGCAAGAAAATTAAGAAGAACGCAGAACACAGAACACAGTCATCAGAATATCCCCACGAATAAATCCGGGGACTAACGCCAAGGGCGACGCACTCCATTAGACCAATACGAGAAAACCAGAACTCTTAATTTATACTCGTCTGAAGCGTTTAATATTCTGACTTCTGTGCCTCCTAGGTCGGAACTGCGTTAACGCGCAGCGTACACGGAGGGCATATTCTGATTCCTGAGTTCTTTCTTGGTGATCCCCCAGCCCCCTTGCAAAGCAAGTAAGGGGAGCTAATTTATTTATTGCAAAAAATTAAGGCAATTGGTAAGAGTTCTATTAGTTAATTAATTGTTAATTGATAATTAACGATTTTTTTGTTAACAAAGGGTGAGAGCGGTAGTCAAATATCCTCGTGTTGGGAACTTTGAGTGTAATATTCATGTCTCTAAAAGTACTTAAAAAAGTCTGTAATTAAAATGCTGACAAAAGTGATAAATCGAGGCATAAGAATATCTTTAATGATAGCAGGGCTGGCGATCGCGTCAGCAATGAATACAACATCTCATGCAGAGGAAACACCTCCACCCATTTTTGAAGATGTGATTATTGGTCACAAGTTTTCCCCAGACCCCCTAACCGTTCGCGGTATGAGTGGCGGTGCGGTACCAGGGAGGGAAGTCGCTGGTAGAGGTGAAACTCCTACTGGTTCCTGCACTGGATATTTTGATGAAGAACCAGACCATACGATTGAGCTAACAAGTAAATTTGATTATCTCAAAATTCAAGTAGAAAGTCCTGAGGACACTACCCTGATTGTTAGCGGTCCAGGAGGGAGCTGGTGCAATGACGATTTTGATGGAAAGAATGCTGGCATGATTGGAGAATGGCTACCAGGAACATACGATGTATGGATCGGTTCCTACAAAAAAGATAGCTATCTTCCTTATACCCTAAAAATTACAGAAGTCAAGTAGAGGAGTCGGGGGAGAAAATACTTCCTTCACTTCCCCTAATTCCTCCACTCTCCCTCTGGTACTTTGTATTAAAATTAAGTTAAATTTAATTAAGATTCTTACTGGCGTCATGGATCTGCCATACCGCCATATTAGCTCTATGGCATACCACATAAGACATCAGATTAAACAAAATGGATTTATAAACCTTAGCTACAAAAGTACGGTCAGGCAGCCCGGAACTAACGCTTGAGGAGGCATCTGCAACGGTGCGACACAGGACACTTGACTCAATGGAGGTTCCCTCCGCACGTCAGTGTCCTCACGAGAATTTAAGACCTGGAGTAGGGAATTCCAAAACAGGCAGTCTCAGCCCAAGAATTCACCTCTTATGGGGGTAGAAGAGTCAATAGTTGTATCGGTATCTAGAGGCAAATCACTAATGAAATTCTCCTGGAGAGTCCTACTACTCTGGACATTGCCTGCTTTGGTCATAGGCTTTTTCTTCTGGCAAGGGGCATTTTCTGGTACTCCTGCTGACATGAGTAGGAATGCAGCCAATACCCGCATGACCTATGGTCGTTTTCTAGAATACTTGGACGCCAATCGGGTAAGCAGTGTTGATTTATATGAAGGTGGTAGGACGGCAATTGTGGAAGCCGTAGATCCAGAACTCGACAACCGCATACAACGGGTGCGGGTGGATCTGCCTGCTAATGCTCCTGAAGTGATTAGCAAGTTAAAA
The sequence above is a segment of the Mastigocladopsis repens PCC 10914 genome. Coding sequences within it:
- the infB gene encoding translation initiation factor IF-2, whose product is MNNGKVRIYELSKELNLDNKELLAICDQLNIAVKSHSSTITESEAERIRTQAEKVAAISVTSQRDNGANSHRPNSSQDGGRNRPAAPNKQQILEIRKPKVLKNPISNASEASVATNIQVASEVNPPSPPNPFAPPVSPMKPTAPIRPVPRNQSETTPQQPAVTDADQDKLPNTNQPGEKVTAEKPEKIAAPKAKAERPPKPQLTGPPTRPSVEQTDTETPADPQPAVGEKPVLKRDRDQAKPQKVNKPTTGETAQTAPSPKPEKPVRSTPSPARPEPRGNRPSAPAIVGDSPRPSRPVVRSAEQAAATGAPLIATPPKPIPGSPMKPKVGQEEEEDDTATPTEEVIELKRPTPPRQIKGGKKWQEEEIDEIKESAKAKVAAKGKRLKPIVDEFEDEDLLEEEGLDIPATIQISLSIARPPKPKAAKPTQPVAATAVAPVAKGKKPASSREQNQNRRRETEQKPERPEILEVTGPMTVQELAEALAMADTEIVKILFLKGMAVSITQNLDIPTITLVANELEVPVETVEREAEARKVTEMIDVADLEYLHRRPPVVTIMGHVDHGKTTLLDSIRKTKVASGEAGGITQHIGAYHVDVEHDGKVQQVVFLDTPGHEAFTAMRARGARVTDIAILVVAADDGVRPQTVEAISHAKAAEVPIVVAINKIDKPEAQPERVKQELTEYGLVSEEWGGDTIMVPVSAIKGENLDTLLEMILLVAEIGELSANPDRLAKGTVIEAHLDKAKGPVATLLIQNGSLHVGDLLVAGSAFGKVRAMVDDRGRRVEAATPSFAVEVLGLSDVPAAGDEFDVFDNEKQARSIAAERAEKQRQSRLMQGRVTLTSISAQAQEGELKELNLILKGDVQGSVEAIVGSLKQIPQNEVQIRLLLASAGEITQTDIDLAAASGAVIVGFNTTYASGARHAADEAGVDVREYNIIYKLIEDIQGALEGLLEPELVEEHLGQAEVRAVFPVGRGSVAGCYVQSGKLIRNCKVRVRRNGKVIHEAVLDSLKRMKEDAREVNAGYECGVGLDKYNEWAEGDIIEAFQLVTKRRTLSSTR
- the nusA gene encoding transcription termination factor NusA; amino-acid sequence: MVTLPGLKDLIENISRERNLPRIAVQSAIREALLKGYERYRRAQNLERKQFDEDYFDNFDVQLDVEDEGFRVVATKTIVEQVTNTDHEIALQQVQEMGGDEAQLGQEVVLDVTPDQGEFGRMAAMQTKQVLAQKLRDQQRQMVQEEFQDLEGTVLQARVLRFERQSVIMAVSSGFGQPEVEAELPKREQLPNDNYRANATFKVYLKKVSQGQQRGPQLLVSRADAGLVVYLFANEVPEIEDEVVRIVAVAREANPPSRHVGPRTKIAVDTLDRDVDPVGACIGARGSRIQVVVNELRGEKIDVIRWSPDPATYIANALSPARVDEVRLMDPETRQTHVLVAEDQLSLAIGKEGQNVRLAARLTGWKIDIKDKAKYDHAAEDAKFAAVRAKYTPEVDDSDEEELEDENQEELLEDEIFDDNQDENDEEE
- the gltX gene encoding glutamate--tRNA ligase, whose amino-acid sequence is MTVRVRIAPSPTGNLHIGTARTAVFNWLFARHHGGQFILRIEDTDSERSRPEYTENILQGLRWLGLNWDEGPFFQTQRLDLYKEAVQTLLDQGLAYRCYTTAEELEALREAQKARSEAPRYDNRHRHLTPEQETAYKAQGRSFVIRFKIEDDREIVWNDLVRGKMVWQGRDLGGDMVIARATADGIGMPLYNFAVVVDDMDMQITHVIRGEDHIANTAKQILLYEAFGAKEPEFAHTPLILNQEGRKLSKRDGVTSIFDFKQMGFTAQAMANYMTLLGWSAPDSTQEIFTLEQAAKQFSFERVNKAGAKFDWAKLDWINSQYIHNMPVDQLTDLLIPYWEEAGYQLTGGRDRPWLEQLVTLIGPSLTRLVDAVAISELFFTQTVEFSSEASAQLKQEGSAATLKGIIAALDNHQLTEASAQEMIKQVVKEQNVKKGLVMKALRAALTGDLHGPDLIQSWLLLNQIGLDKPRLLRALAETN
- the rimP gene encoding ribosome maturation factor RimP; the encoded protein is MTHPLVPPIIELATPVAEQLGLEVVSVVFHTNQRPPVLRLDIRNPQQDTGLDDCERMSRALEATLDAAEIIPDAYVLEVSSPGISRQLTTDREFISFKGFPVIVQTSPPYEGQQEWIGQLIRRDETAVYLNQKGRVVQIPRSLVTRVQLDERR
- a CDS encoding YlxR family protein codes for the protein MKPNNRRCISCRKVGLKQEFWRIVRVFPSGQVQLDEGMGRSAYICPQQSCLLAAQKKNRLGRSLRASVPEALYHRLWQRLSQSNNQKQT